The genomic stretch tagatttaatttctctatttgataattctacttgaccactactttgagggtgataagcggaagcaattctatgattaataccatacctagcaagagtctttctaaaacctccatgaataaaatgagaacctccatcagtcataatatatctaggtactccaaatctaggaaaaataatatctaaaagcatttttaaagaggtctcaccatcagcactttttgtaggtatggcttccacccatttagtaacataatcaacaagcaacaagtatatgcgtgttaccttctgaagagggaaaaggtcccatgaagtcaaatccccaacaatcaaacggttcaataacaagagtatagttcataggcatttcattgcgtctggagatattaccaaccctttgacattcatcacaagataaaataaacttccttgcatctttgaagagagttggccaataaaaacctgattgtagaaccttttgtgcggttctatctccggcgtgatgtcctccataagcactcgccatgacatttactcaatatctcttgttgttcatattcgggaacacaccttcgcataataccatccactccttctttatataagtgtgggtcatcccgaaataatgcctcaagtcataaaagaatttcctcctctcgctgagctgaaaaggttggaggcaagtacttggaaacaataaagttagcataatcaagcataccaaggacttgtctcgcgagctcacctttattatagccaattgttcatttggaaaactatcattaacaggaacaggatcataagcaatattttccaatctagacaaattatcgacaacgagATTATCAgctcctttcctatctacaatatgtaaatcaaattcttgcaaaagaagtacccatctaataagcctcggcttagcatctttctttgtcataaggtatctaattgcagcatgatcagtatgaattgtaacttttgaatcaacaatataagatctaaatttatcacaagcaaagactacgactaacaattctttttttcagtagtagcataatttctttgagcagcatcaagagttttactagcataatgaataacatttaattttttatctactcgttgtccaagaacagacacctacaaagaaaatcactagcatcacacataatttcaaatggtaaattccaatcaggaggttcaactataggagcagttgttaaggctttctttagagtttcaaaagcttccttacaatcgaatcaaaaacaaaaggcacatctttttgaagaagattagtaagaggctttgaaatcttggagaaatctttaataaatctcctataaaacccagcatgtccaagaacactacgaatacctttaacatcccttggatagggcatcttctcaatagcttcaactttagctctatcaacttcgatacctctctcggaaattttatgtcccaatacaattccttcattaaccataaagtggcatttctcccaattaagaacaaggttagtttcttcacatctccgcaagactttatcaaggtttcgcaagcaactatcaaaagaattcccgtaaacggaaaaatcatccatgaatacttccacaatactctcacaaaagccatgaaaaatagcagacatgcatctttgaaaagtagcaggagcattacataaaccaaaaggcatacgcctataagcataagttccatagggacaagtaaaagtggttttctcttgatctttagctttaacaagcaatttgtgaaaacccgtaataaccatcaagaaaacaaaaatgagtatttttagacaatctttctaacatttgatcaataaatggtaaaggataatgatctttcttagtaaccttattaacttttcgaaaatcaatgcacattctataacctacaactactctttgaggtataagctcatcattatcattaggcacaacgagcttattcctcctttcttaggaacacaatgcacatgactaacccatctactatcagcaataggatatataataccagcttcaagaagtcgtaatacctcatttcttaccacatccttcatcttgggaattagacgacgctgaggttcaacaataggctttgcatcatcttccatattaatggcgtgttggcaaatagagggagaaatccccttcaagtcatcaagagtatagccaatagcacctcggtgtttcttcaatatttgcaataatctttcttcttcaaactcttaagcttagaactaataataacaggatatattttcttatcatcaatatgagcatatttaagattatcgagcaaaggctttaaatcaaaaacaggatcttcctttggtggcggtgttgtacccaagtcttccaccggtaaatcatgcttgagaataggttggcgaagaaaaatctcctcaagctcatctctttctttcctaaaaacttcactctcgctatcctccaaatgttgctgcaaaggattgttaggaacaagaacaatagatgcacactgctccattttaaaatcattactaggcaaatcagctttataaggagttttagtaaatttagagaagttaaactcataggattcgccagcaaatttagtcaaaattttctctttcttgcaatctataatagctccacaagtatttagaaaaggtctaccaaaaatgataggacaataatcactagcagcagtaaccaagtaccaaaaagtcagcaggatatttaatcttaccacatagaacttccacatctcgaacaataccaattggagaaatagtttctctattagccagctgaataaccacatcaatatcttcaagttcacaagaatcaatttcgtgcataatctccgtgtatagctcataaggtatagcactaacacttgcaccaatatcacatagaccataatagcaatgatcaccaattttaacggatagcataggaacactagcttgtttgggtttattaggatgtgaaacaatattagaagcatcttcacgtgaaaataatatgaccatcctccacattttcagtcacaagatctttaactattgcaacaagcaggttcaacttttatttgttcttcagtgttctctaggtttcttttcacttttatgaaccgcactatttataacagagtactctttcattttagcaggaaaaggagttttttcaatataagcttcgggaataacacgatcgccagcttcaactacaacacatttattaatagatggatcaattttatctttgtacggttcatgatacttatcaaaattcttcttaggcaattcataatgagaggcaaaagctttataaaggtttgcagcaacttgagaatcaagaccatatataacactcatattacgaaatttatcagtattcataaaagcttcaatgcatttataatcataaattatatctgattctctatctttgtcgttctcccaaccttcagtattttattggatccgatcaagaaggtcccttttaaactcttccttgttgcgtgtaaatgatccagaacaagaggtatccagcaaggtcttgtcttgaaaagaaagtcttgcatagaaattatcaataataacattaccaggaagctcatgaatggggcatttgagcattaaagacttcaatctcccccaagcttgggcaatactctctccatcatgaggccagaaattatatatgcggttccgatctttgtgaatttcacttggaggataaaatttggaatagaataaaggcacaatgtcctcccaatcaagagaatcaccattcttcaagcaatttataccaatgcgccgcttaccgcacagcgatatagagaatagtttcttcctaacttcattcatagcaatacctgcatatttgaataacccgcataattcatgcaaaaacaagtaaatgatcaccaggatggacagcttccatccccttcatagcggttatccataacatgttcaataattttcgtcggtattttatatggtattacttcctcactcggcgcctcatccactaccgttgcgtagtagtagatttcccaaatagaaattgaagagaagatctctccataatgacttatagcagagaggcagaaataaaatcagcacaaacaagaaaggttttccttaccaattccacttaccaatagcgcttcactccccggcaacggcgccgtaaaatagtcttgatgacccacaagtatagggggtgtatcgtagtatcttcgataagtaagaatgtcgatcccaacgaggagcagaaggtgttgacaagcagtttcgatgaaggtttcactgtaaatgctcacagacaaatattcggggggttttgatgtaacaaataaataaagtacgagtaagtaaaatgcgagagaaataattgcagcgagtggcccaatcctttttagcacaaaggacaagccggtttgtttacttataatgaccaaacgttctcgaggacacacgggattttagtctagtgctttcgctacatacagctgattaatcttcattgttttgataagtgttgtgtgggtgaactctgtgctaatgtaccgcccttcctaggactaatacatacttgtgattataccccttgcaagcatccgcaactacaagaaagtaattaagataaatctaaccacgaccttaaactcgagatcctgcgatccctcatgcatcgatataccaacggggtttaggtttcgtcactccggcaaccccgcaattggcaagcgagtacaagatgcattcccctaggcccataaatggtgaagtgtcgtgtagtcgacgttcacacgacaccactagaagaataacaccacaacttaaatatcataacattgaatattactcaaccatagttcactactaacaattagacttcacccatgtcctcaagaactaaacgaactactcacgagacatcatatggaacatgatcagaggtgatatgatgatgaataacaatctgaacatagaccttggttcaatggtttcactcaatagcataaacaacaagtagaaatcagcatcgggagagtttcccctatcaaacaatcaagatcaaacccaaattgctacagcggtgacgatgtccagcggtggagatggcggtggtgatggtggagatgatgatgatggtgatggagatgatgtccagctcgatggcggtgacgatggcgtcgatttcccctccggagggaatttccccggcggattcccgcccgccggagagttctttctctctcggtgttctccaccccgcgaggcggccgtaacccttcgtgaggattcctccgtggcttcggtcttcgggatgaagggtttcgcgaagaaaaggaggcgaaagaggccgagggggccccacaccacatggtggcgcggctgtgccatgggccgcgccaccctatggtgtgggcccaccccgggtccagccggctcccccttccggcttcctccgtcatccggaaaaataggattttctcgtaaaacttccttccacggtcgatcttccgaaatatcgcatcctcgacggtgctttttccagcagaatctcggctccggtgctcaatctccaaataatcatgaaacatgcaaaatagatgaaataacataagtattgtgtcccaatatgaaatatatcaatgaataacagcaaattatgatataaaatagtgatgcaaattggacgtatcagagcccAACACTTGAATGCGAGACTACACGCGAGACCTTCCTCTCGAAGCAAAGACGTTGGCACGcggccggggcggccgccccgaccCACCTGCACCCAGGCCTCCTCATCTCCAACAGTGGCAGCTGCAACACATGTGTTCAACGCACAACCCCTGACCTCGCCGGCACAGTAGCAGCGCTGGACATGGCAGCCAGCGGCCCTCCGACAGGAGGCGGCAAGCCAACCTTGCTGCAAAGACCAACGTCGAAATCGGTGCCAGGAGCGATGGTCAATGGCGTCCACGGCGCAAgttcttcatcgtcctcctcaTCAGAGCTCAAGGAAGCAACCCACAACAAATCCGCATCGTGCCAGCTGGAAGAAGAAGCCTTGCCTGCACACGCAGACACATGGTAGCAACCCTCCGGAGGCTCCTAGGTGGGCATCTCGGGAACGTGCTCAACGACAGTGCCCAAGCACAGAAGTGACGACGGAGGTTCTACCGGCAGGGGCCGGGATGAGCCTACAGTAAGCGGAGGCACCACAAGTGCCGGAGCATCGTGGTTGAGCGCTGCTTGCACCATATGCACCGGGATGGCCGTCACGGGGACGAGCTCGTCGACGCACCCCGTGCACTGGGGAGGCGAGGTGGCCGCCGACGCAGCCAGCTTGGGCTTGGAGCACGCACCAGCGAGGAGAGGCGCCGCGGCCGTCGGCAGCAGGCCACACGTGGTGCCGACGAGGGGAGCCTCAACGGCTGGTGGTGGGGCCTAGAAGACCGCCTCAGAGAGGACCGGGCGCTTCACGGACAACTGACCACGAACAGCCTTGCCGGACTTGTGGGCGGCAAGGGAAGCTGCAGCGAGTGTGGAGGCTGGAGCAGTTGGCCACAGCATGCCATGGTCACATGAGTTTATTTCACAAGCTGTACGTATTTATAAACTTGGAATAACATATACCTCTTCTTTTCAAATTCCCCTTCATACTTTCCTATTGCAGTAGCTACTCCCACATGTCAGTCTAACGTGGTTGGCTTTGGCTATGGCAAAGCAAAATTCGTTCATTGCAAGAAAAACTAAAGGCCAAAGTCTACTTCCCAGACTTTTTAAATAGAAGTATGACCTACAAAACCGAATGGAGGGATTCTGTTTGTCAGCAAGATAACTGCAACTTAATAAAGTTGCCTTTTTTCTCATAAAGATACAATTGTTCAACATTTGCATTCGGGACAGAGTTGCATCTGTCAGTTCGGATTAATAGGTTTAGTGGGCAGTGAGTATATTAGAATCGCAACTCATCGAGCACACAAGGACACATTTGCACCTACTGGCTACATAACCAAACGATGCATATACGCGTCCACAATTTATTAAGTGCACCATAAACATTCTGACCCGTGTAGAAATCATCATGTTCCGTCTAGTTAACTAACAATCTAAATATAGCAATTGGAAGAATCACATCAGCCAGTTCTGCTCGTGTTGATGCAGTCCGTTGGCCGATGAGACCTCCATGAGCCGCTCTCGCATTAGCCGATTGCAGATGTAGAATGTGGTAAGCTGGAAAGGGCGTCCAGTTTTTAAATAGCGGCATGGCACACATCAGgcacaaggcagcacactagaacAAAGGACTTGATGGATCGAACTGTACTGGGAGGAGAGCTAGACGGCAAAACGAAAAATCCAATCTATGCCTTAATATACATATAGGGGACTCAATGTAACAGATGCTACCATGCAAACCACATTAAACAAGGCTGTGTGTTCCAGCCTTCATATGGAGTTCAAGCACCGAAAACATGGCAGTAGTATAGCGCTGCTGTCAGGACTCCTGGAATGTATGGTTACTGTGCTCCTCCCCTGCAGCACCACTGCCACCATCAGTTACACCTTTCGGAAAGCTGGCGCTGTTTCTGGCTACTAGGTTAAGAGTATGGGGAATAGGAAGAAGCTCTGTTACCATTACTACTTCTGTTTCGTCCGGCTGTAGTGCTCCTCGTGGTCTTTGGACGAGCTTTGCGACCCTGAAAGAGAAAATGACCAGAAAGCGTCAGGTGAATCACATCCTTTTGTGGTACTATGTTGCAGAGTATTACTACTTTGTATTCTCTGAAGGGAAATCTTAGAAATTATTTGCCCTTCATGCAACAAATATTCAGTCCAGCCAGCGACTACATGTAGAAAACACATAACGATAGCCAGCAAATGTGACAGAAATACTATTTATCCAGGAATCTCTCGCAAAATAATCAACACTTCAATCAAGTTTTTATAGAATGTCAAGAGCTGGATATGGTCAAGACGCAGATTATATTCAATATAAAGGTAGAGAAGAAATTTAAAAGGAGAAGAACACATATCACTTGCATCCAGTTAGTGTAAAGAACATCACAAATATCACCATATGACGTTTGTCATGCACCGGTGGACAAGTTGGAAGATAAAGGACCCCTCAGTATACAACCAGTTTACAGTTAACACTGATTCATGAACTCTTTCATCCAATCAGCCATAGCATTTCCAACATCACAAATTCAATTAGCCTGCTGTTCTAAactagtactacctctgtccataaaagaatgtcaaaagtttgtctaaattcggatggATCTAGACatcttttagtgtatagatacatccaaatttggacaaaccttcgacatccttttatggagggAGGGAGTAGCATTTTCTTTAGATTCATATGGCGTcataaaacctaagccccagctcCAGTTCTTACTGAAATCAAGGTTTGTTAGTGCAAGCATAAATTCAGCATCCTCCCACAGAGCTGACATCATTTGGCAATTTATATGGCCTGAAGACCAGCAGGACATTCAGCGAGTGCAGATTTCAGAGACAACTCACTAAGCATGAGACTAATTTATCACATGCGTAATGTCGTTTCAGACAACATCATGATGTAAAAAATCAATAATTCTACATTTGCACCAAAAAATGAAAGATCTCAGAATAATTAACTTTGCATCAGCAAAACATGATGACGCCCCAGAATGCCAGAACTATAGTGAAGAACATTATATTGTGTATATGAACTTCCTGATGAATCAAATCTCTGAACAATCACAAAGAGCCGAACCGAGTGCAAAACCTAATAAGTTCCTAAGCTAACATGAATAATAGATGTGGACGAGTTGACATCACACGTGCATTTGCAAACAAGGCTTAATTGGTAGATGCTTCTTAACAACTGAATATACATACCAATGTAAGAGAAACATAATCATACCGTTTTAGATTTTACCTCTACCACACATATTGAGTATTCTGGAACCAGCTCTGCCTTGAGTCCTAGTCCTAGACAGTAAGGCATTGCCAAATTTCATCCAGCGGGACTAATGGTTTTTTCATAGTGGAAATTCCGCAAAAGACAATTATTGTAAATTGTAAGCATCATGTGCTGAAGACTACCACAAGTTATTAATGATTAACAGAGCTATCAAATATTTTAGTGCATAAATTCTTCACATTATTTAGTAAATAATGAATATAAAGTTGAAGTGCCTGGTTTGAGATATAGCATTAATTTCTTCTTCTGTGAAACTAATGTGCCACTGAAGTTGCTTTAATGATGCAAAAACAAACAAATTTTAGAGTTATTCATCTACTAGCTAGTACACCATACATAATTAGCAGATGAAGATACCTGTATATAGAAGTAATTAATTACCTAGATACATCAAAAGTACAGTAGGTTATTTAACTGGTAACTTCTAGTGAGGCTTCACGAGGACACTTCCTCAAGAAGGTGTCACTCCACTCACATCAACAATACCCGCTAGCCTATCCACACCAATTAAACGGCATAGGCAGTTGTATGAAAGAAGCCAAGAACCACCACTTGTGATGCCACACAAATGGAAGCACTGAGACTGAGATCCAGTAAAGGGGAACAGGCAATTTTGAGATTTGAGACAGCAGTTCTGATAGCAGATGCCTGAAAATAGATGGCGCGTTGTACCTTGCCCATGCACTTCTCGAGGTGCGGGGCGAAGCggccggcgacgacggggcggccgCAGTTCATGCAGTCGACGAcatcggcggcgatggcgggGTGCATCTGGCCGAAGACGTCGGGCGCGCCCTTGTTCCCCCCTCCTCCCCCGGCCCCGCGGGTGGCGCCTCCGTCCTCGGCGCCGGggtggtcggcggcggcgcgcgcggcccaggcacggagctcctcctcctctgcgtcgACGCTGCGGTCCAGGCCGAGGCGCGCGATGCGGTGGCACTCCGACGCGACGTCCGCCACCGCGAGGTCGAGGAGCTCCTCGAAGCAGCTCAGAGCGAGCTGCGCGCGCGCACGCACCAGGGGAAGGAGAGTGGGAGGGAATTCGTCAGTCAAAATCGCGAGAGGGGATTTGGGAAATTTGGGGCTGTACCTGGGatcgagggctgacgggggcgtcGTTGGAGGACGACATAGCGGCGGTTGGTTTCTGCTCTTTCTTTGTATTTGAGGGTTTTGTAGACTGGTGACGATTATTTTGTTCGAAGACAGAACTGTTGAGAAAGAGTAAAATGCATGGGGCATCCTTAAATTTGCCGGCGGGGTTCGAAGTGATCACTGTACATCGACTGTATGTCTAGCCGGCATTTAGACCAATGGGTACGTGTGCCCATGGGCACCCGGCCCGAATGGATAGGGTATGGGTCTCGATGTTCGCTCATGGAATGATCCATGGGCAACCCGATTAGTCATGGATCGGGCATGGATATCAGTCTATGCCCACGGGTTGCCGATGGGTCACCCGATTAATATTACTAATTAAAACAATTGATTTTTTTGTATGGTACGTGGGCTATGATACACATACATTATACATGTAGACAGTATACATCGTTTACACACAAAGCTCTTGTGTCCAGACACCAAGCATGTGCATATTAGTACTACTTGCAGTCACAAAGCCATGAATGGAAACACACCACTCTTCGTCCTGGCAGCCCAAAAATATTTGGTTGAGTCAAACTCTCCATTTTTTGTACCCGATGGGTTGCCCGATGGGTTTGGGCATGGgtctcattccttacccataggtaGGGTCGTGGGTCACAGGTGTGCCCGATAAGGGTGATGGGCATGGGTCTAGTTTAGGTTGACCCGACCAAACCGGACCCATTGCCAGCCTTAATTGTATGCAATTACGGTGATTAAAGACGTTACTTACCAGCAGAGATCGTCACCGCGAGGACGAGCGAGCCCATATCTGTCCACGTGGTGTCGCACGGGTAAATCGAATGGGCAAGTTAACATTGGCAGGAAGAGGGGGGTGTTAAGTGCAAAATGATCAATGACTTAAGGAGCGGGCCGAGCTAAATCCGCATCGTCTCTCCAAAATCGAAAATCCCCTTTCCTTTGCCGTAGAAACCCTAGCCACTGGAGCGGAGTCGTCGGAGCGATGAACTCCGGCAGCTCGTGCAGCAGCGCGCTCCGCCGCCGTGCTCCACACATTCCACTGATCAAGTGCCCCGACTGTGGCAGGACGGTGAAGCGAAGCGTGTCGGGGACGCCGCCGGGTGGACATACTGCAAGTGCAACTGTCATGGGGTAGGTCTCATGGTGCATTCTTTGTTCCCCATTTGATCGAAATTTGCGATTGATTTGTTGAGTCTGTATGTACATCTGGAAAATTGATATGATTTTGGTTTTTGTTTTTCTCTGCGAGCAGAATAGGTGTGTTTTCTGGCATTGGGAACTAGAATATGTTCAATTCTTGGTTGAGAACAATGCTAAGAGGAGAAGCAATTGGAGATATAGGAGCTGGAGCAAAGGAAGAGAAAGTGATGAAGAACATCCAGGCAGTGGTAGATGCAGTGAACCAAATGTTGGTTGTTATGAAGATTGAACTTGCATTACTACCTGTCATGTATGTGTTCATAATTCTGAAAAAATGATGAATGTTTGGGAGATGAGTTACTGTG from Lolium rigidum isolate FL_2022 chromosome 4, APGP_CSIRO_Lrig_0.1, whole genome shotgun sequence encodes the following:
- the LOC124646420 gene encoding SAGA-associated factor 11-like isoform X1; translated protein: MSSSNDAPVSPRSQLALSCFEELLDLAVADVASECHRIARLGLDRSVDAEEEELRAWAARAAADHPGAEDGGATRGAGGGGGNKGAPDVFGQMHPAIAADVVDCMNCGRPVVAGRFAPHLEKCMGKGRKARPKTTRSTTAGRNRSSNVVLQGRSTVTIHSRSPDSSAILLPCFRCLNSI
- the LOC124646420 gene encoding SAGA-associated factor 11-like isoform X2, with translation MSSSNDAPVSPRSQLALSCFEELLDLAVADVASECHRIARLGLDRSVDAEEEELRAWAARAAADHPGAEDGGATRGAGGGGGNKGAPDVFGQMHPAIAADVVDCMNCGRPVVAGRFAPHLEKCMGKGRKARPKTTRSTTAGRNRSSNGEEHSNHTFQES